In the genome of Colletotrichum lupini chromosome 8, complete sequence, one region contains:
- a CDS encoding MIF4G domain-containing protein produces MDRARKRELRSLNTRAWDGEQDLFAVSKSLDSSLKKNTAFIKRLRTAVSAATLNTFLQEIRTLSLHKYLSEIVSACFEGLCRLKSPGEIEAGVEIVSALHQRFGPSEFTEYLGWLLGKGMATPDKSLLKSLAPEVREKEEKERLTRQRVLLRIVTELWLVDVLRTLDDVTRPDDATKGATGKVAELKPRAQANRSGATEPFPLEVLKDLLGHDREHVNLPLLVIFVKAFSWDILGVKSSAAEGRKTVEEDGATKTANGIVHGESGGEDQVIDTEDQPFTPPELQEKFKTILKKYFEDVKSHVVRDQKSIHSQARRNAEAYVKSGEVFEDRQANFEKQMKAQERLVANAQAIADAIGADMPDLKESDDSLGNTNGSIGLVKAGDYLRGLGDGAGIWEDEDERRFYENLVDLKGKVPGILLDDGKKKKSDNEEQVGRKVEVTDAPEPPKVPDAAEDQSTSIANKTIGAQVDAVLARLPDLTNKDVIDQAAIDFCYLNSKASRNRLIKALTEVPKGRGDLLPSWARLAATLGRYMPDIPKGLVDYLDAEFRSLQRRKDKDFLGQVRLSNIRYLAELTKFGIVPEHVVFHCLKVSLDDFSRMNIEIICNLLENCGRYLLRNPETSPRMATFLETLQRKKSVQHIGQAERMLIENAVYYVDPPDRPAIQQKERTPMELFIRKLIYMDMTKRNYSKVLKQIRRLHWEEAEVFSKPGKVKYGNIHLLAILLSAIYRYHPAFVVRVIDTVMESISFGLEQNDFKFYQRRISEVKYIGELYNYRMVEHPVVFDTMYKIMTFGHGGPPIPGRLNHFDLPDDFFRIRLIATILETCGMYFAKGAAGKKLDYFLSFFQQSLPMDIEFIVQDTFALTRPQWKLATNLEEASKAFQLAIAQDQKVSGADKTLEADDASIGSSSDDEDGDEHLPEPEADEEESDSDEDAEDNDVDMSHADSDSEDEAIVVTRQQEQVDPEAEAEFEREYAKMMAESLESRKFERKPLFDVPLPVRGKSKESATAADSGDTGVPAPSSTMAFSLLTKKGNRQQTRTVEVPSDSTFAVAMKTQQQAEREEQQRIKNLVLNYDLRESEDPDGNDCPNPIKAHLDIHNPQAGHEKPTSYHHNRTDRGKDRGGQRVRKLQLSDVDWYESSTKRGNYFARAHTPRSDWDVEAGNDVEQSETPPTYQHGTVHKRHMPAMHSTPRPGDRKEQPSRSTRRYQYNPLEVAPTAKTSRVQDGSGGSLRQTNPCEAPNAAEYTLVTGAY; encoded by the exons ATGGATCGTGCTAGGAAGC GTGAATTGCGCTCCTTGAACACCCGCGCTTGGGATGGCGAGCAAG ACCTGTTTGCTGTCAGCAAATCTCTCGATTCATCTCTCAAGAAGAATACCGCCTTCATCAAGCGCCTTCGAACCGCCGTATCAGCCGCGACCCTAAATACCTTCCTCCAAGAGATCCGCACCCTCAGCCTCCACAAGTACCTCTCCGAAATTGTCTCTGCCTGTTTCGAGGGCCTATGCAGACTCAAGTCCCCCGGCGAGATCGAAGCTGGCGTCGAAATTGTTAGCGCTCTACACCAGCGCTTTGGTCCCAGCGAGTTCACCGAATACCTAGGATGGCTGCTTGGGAAGGGAATGGCAACGCCCGACAAGAGCTTGCTCAAGTCGTTGGCACCCGAGGTCCgcgagaaggaggagaaagAGCGCTTGACGCGCCAGCGTGTGCTCTTGCGCATTGTTACCGAACTTTGGCTGGTTGATGTTCTGCGAACTCTCGATGACGTTACAAGACCAGACGACGCTACCAAGGGTGCTACAGGTAAGGTCGCTGAGCTGAAGCCCAGAGCGCAGGCAAACAGGAGCGGCGCTACCGAGCCTTTTCCCCTTGAAGTACTCAAGGATCTACTTGGCCATGATCGGGAACACGTAAACTTGCCTCTACTCGTCATCTTCGTCAAGGCCTTTAGCTGGGATATCTTGGGAGTCAAGTCTTCGGCTGCCGAGGGACGAAAGACAGTTGAGGAGGACGGCGCGACCAAGACTGCCAACGGAATTGTACACGGGGAGAGTGGCGGCGAAGACCAAGTCATCGACACCGAAGATCAGCCGTTCACGCCCCCTGAGCTTCAGGAGAAGTTCAAGACTATCCTCAAAAAGTACTTTGAGGACGTCAAAAGCCATGTCGTTCGAGACCAGAAATCAATCCATTCCCAAGCCCGCCGCAATGCTGAGGCCTACGTCAAGTCTGGCGAGGTTTTTGAAGATCGCCAGGCCAACTTTGAAAAGCAAATGAAGGCCCAGGAGCGGCTGGTAGCCAATGCTCAGGCCATCGCGGACGCCATTGGCGCTGATATGCCTGATCTCAAGGAGAGCGATGACTCGCTGGGCAATACCAATGGCTCGATCGGTCTGGTCAAGGCTGGTGACTATCTTCGGGGTCTTGGTGACGGTGCTGGTATTTGGGAGGATGAAGATGAGCGACGCTTCTACGAAAACCTCGTCGACCTGAAGGGCAAAGTTCCGGGCATTCTTTTGGACGAcggtaagaagaagaagtccGATAACGAGGAGCAAGTGGGCAGGAAAGTGGAAGTTACCGATGCACCGGAACCACCCAAGGTCCCGGACGCAGCCGAAGACCAGTCCACCTCCATCGCCAACAAGACGATTGGTGCTCAGGTGGACGCAGTGTTGGCCCGCCTGCCAGATCTCACCAATAAGGACGTTATTGACCAAGCTGCTATCGACTTCTGCTACCTCAACTCGAAAGCCTCGCGCAACAGGCTAATCAAGGCTTTGACTGAAGTCCCCAAAGGCCGCGGAGACCTGCTGCCCTCATGGGCCAGGCTCGCTGCTACTTTGGGTAGATACATGCCGGATATCCCCAAAGGCCTTGTCGACTATCTTGATGCCGAATTTCGCAGTCTGCAAAGACGAAAGGACAAAGACTTCCTGGGCCAAGTGCGCTTGAGCAATATTCGCTACCTTGCTGAACTGACCAAATTTGGCATCGTTCCGGAGCACGTTGTGTTTCATTGCCTCAAAGTCAGCCTCGACGACTTCTCGAGGATGAACATCGAGATCATCTGCAATCTCTTAGAGAACTGCGGACGGTACCTTCTGCGGAACCCAGAGACTTCACCACGCATGGCAACCTTTCTCGAGACATTGCAACGCAAGAAGTCTGTCCAGCACATTGGCCAAGCCGAACGCATGCTCATCGAGAACGCCGTCTACTATGTTGACCCTCCTGACCGGCCTGCCATTCAGCAAAAGGAGCGCACCCCCATGGAGCTGTTTATTCGCAAGTTGATCTACATGGACATGACTAAGCGTAATTACAGTAAGGTCTTGAAGCAGATTCGCAGACTTCACTGGGAGGAGGCCGAG GTCTTCTCTAAGCCGGGCAAAGTCAAGTACGGCAATATCCATCTTCTCGCAATTCTTCTCAGCGCAATTTACCGCTATCACCCTGCTTTCGTCGTCAGGGTTATCGACACTGTCATGGAGTCGATCAGCTTCGGGCTGGAGCAAAACGACTTCAAGTTTTACCAGCGAAGGATTTCTGAGGTCAAGTACATTGGTGAACTCTACAACTACCGAATGGTTGAGCATCCAGTCGTCTTCGACACTATGTACAAGATTATGACATTTGGCCATGGTGGTCCGCCCATCCCCGGTCGACTGAATCATTTCGATTTGCCCGATGATTTCTTCCGCATTCGTTTGATTGCGACTATCTTGGAAACCTGTGGCATGTACTTTGCCAAGGGCGCGGCTGGCAAGAAGTTGGACTACTTCTTGTCGTTCTTCCAG CAATCGCTGCCCATGGATATCGAGTTCATTGTTCAAGACACTTTCGCCCTTACACGACCCCAGTGGAAGTTGGCAACCAACCTCGAAGAGGCTTCAAAGGCATTCCAGCTTGCCATAGCTCAGGACCAAAAGGTCTCGGGAGCCGACAAGACGCTCGAGGCCGATGATGCATCCATCGGATCGTCTTCGGACGATGAGGATGGAGATGAACATTTGCCTGAGCCCGAGGCTGACGAAGAAGAGTCTGATTCTGACGAAGATGCTGAG GACAATGACGTCGACATGTCTCACGCGGACTCCGATAGCGAGGATGAAGCTATCGTGGTCACTCGTCAGCAGGAACAGGTTGATCCGGAGGCCGAGGCTGAGTTTGAACGTGAATACGCTAAGATGATGGCCGAGAGTTTGGAGTCTCGCAAGTTCGAGCGCAAGCCCTTGTTTGACGTGCCACTGCCCGTCCGCGGCAAAAGCAAGGagtcagcaacagcagccgaCTCTGGAGATACCGGTGTGCCCGCTCCCAGTAGCACAATGGCCTTTTCGCTCTTGACGAAGAAGGGCAACCGTCAGCAG ACGCGTACTGTGGAAGTTCCTTCCGATTCAACATTTGCTGTGGCTATGAAAACTCAGCAACAAGCCGAAAGAGAGGAGCAGCAACGCATCAAGAACCTTGTCTTGAACTATGATCTTCGCGAGAGCGAGGATCCGGATGGTAACGACTGCCCAAACCCAATCAAAGCACACCTAGATATTCACAACCCCCAAGCAGGCCACGAGAAGCCAACTTCCTACCACCATAATCGAACAGATCGCGGAAAAGACCGCGGCGGACAACGGGTTCGCAAGCTTCAGCTAAGTGACGTTGATTGGTATGAATCATCAACCAAGCGTGGAAACTATTTCGCGCGGGCACATACTCCTCGCTCCGACTGGGACGTAGAAGCTGGCAACGATGTAGAGCAGTCAGAGACTCCTCCAACATATCAGCACGGTACTGTTCACAAGCGTCACATGCCGGCCATGCACTCTACGCCCAGACCAGGAGATCGGAAGGAACAGCCTAGCCGG TCTACCAGACGCTACCAATACAACCCCCTGGAGGTTGCCCCAACTGCCAAGACTTCCAGGGTGCAGGATGGCTCCGGAGGCTCACTGAGGCAGACAAATCCATGCGAGGCACCAAACGCGGCCGAGTATACTCTCGTCACCGGAGCTTACTAG